GCGACATCGGTTCAGTCCTGCTCCGCATCGGTTGCGCGGCAGCTTACCCGCCGAAAGGCGGTGTGCGTCCGCGCACAAGGGTGAAACCCGGTCCGGTTCGGTGATCCGCGGGAACGAAAAAGGTGATCTCCGCGAACGCGGGGGATGATCCGCGCGAACGGTGTGCGCGCCGTCAGCGTTTTCGGGCGACACCGCCGTAGATCACCATGTTCATCTGCGGGGTGTCGGAGATGTCCCCCGGCCCGGTGGGCCGCCACCCCGCGCACCCCACCAGCCCCGGCTCGGCCAGCTCGAAGTCGCCGAACAGCTCCAGCACCTCGTCGTGCGAGCGCTCGGTGAGCTGGTCGGCGCTGCGGCTTTGCCTGATCAGGCCGGTCACCTCGGTCAGCCGGCGCTGGTCCTGGTTGTCCGCGGTGACGTGGGTGATCGCCAGGTGGCTGCCGGGGGCCAGCGCGTCGCGGTAGCGCGCCACCAGCTCGCGGGGACCGGCCTCGTCCGGCAGCCAGTGCAGCATCATCAGCATCAGCAGGCCGATCGGCCGGTCGAAGTCGAGCAGCCGCCGGGTCTCCGGGTGGTCCAGGACCGAGTCGGGGTCGCGCATGTCGGCGTGCACGACGGTGGTGCGGTCGTCGTCGGCGAGCATCAGCTCGCTGTGCGCCACCGCGATCGGGTCCTTGTCCACGTACACCACCCGGCACGCCGGGTCCTGCGCCTGCGCGACCTCGTGCACGTTGGCCACGGTCGGGATGCCGGAACCGATGTCGAGGAACTGCCGGACGCCCTGGTCGACCATGAACCGGACGGCCCGGCCGAGGAACGCCCGGTTCACGCGCGCCGCGGAACGCGCGTCGGGCATGACGCGCTCGACGTGCACGGCGAGTTCGCGGTCCACTGCGAAGTTGTGCGCGCCGCCGAGCAGGAAATCGTAGGTGCGGGCCATGCTCGGAACGGAAACGTCGACGCTGTCCGGAATCCATTCCCGTTGCACCACCGCGAACACCCCTTCGGTAGGAGGGCGTCATCCTAACCACCGCGGGCGCCCGCGTTGCACCACCGGAAGTGGTCGTGAGTCACCCGATCGGGCGCTGTCGGCTTCGTCCGAACGGCTTCTATCGTAACTCGTCCCCGAAAACTCGGCGAGGAGCGGATATGTCCGTCCCGGTGGCTCCGGGTCGCCTCCCCCTGTTCGGTCACGCCCTGCCGATGTTGCGTCGGCGACACGAGTTCACCGCATCGCTGCGGGCGCGGGGCGACATCGTCCGGATCGATCTCGGCACGATGCGCACCTATTTCGTGACGAATCCTCGACTTGTCCACGAACTGCTGGTCACCAAGGGCTCGTTAGTGCGGAAAGGGGCGTTGTTCGACAAGTTCCGCCCCTTCTTCGGCAACGGCCTGGCCACCTCCGACGGCGCGTTCCACCGCCGCCAGCGGCGGATGGTGCGGCCCGCCTTCCACGGTGCCCGGATCGCCGGCTACGCCGACATCATGGCCCGCGCGGCGGCCGACCTGACCGCGACGTGGCGCCCCGGGCAGGTGCGCGTGGTCGAGGAGGACGCCCAGGCGCTCGCGGTCACCGTCGTCGGCGAGGCGCTGTTCTCCACCGAGCTGGGCCGACCCGTGATCGACGAGGTGCGCCGGTCCATCTTCACCGTGCTCAGGCACGGCATGGTCCGCGTGCTGTCGCCGTCGTTCGTCGAGAAGCTGCCCCTGCCGGGCAACCGCGAGTTCGACGAGGCCATCGGGCGCATCCGCGCGATCGTGCTCGACGTGGTGCGCGGGTGGCGGGAGGAGGGCGTCGACCGCGGCGACCTGCTCTCGACGCTGCTGCTGGCCCGGGACCCGGAGACCGGCGAGGGCATGTCCGACCGGCAGGTCCATGACGAGGTGCTGACCCTGCTGGTGGGCGGCATCGAGACCACCGCGCTGGCGCTGGCCTGGACGTTCCACGAGCTGGCCCGGCACCCGGAGGTCGAGCGCCGCGTGCACGCCGAGGTGGACGAGGTGCTGGGCGGGCGCGTGCCGACCTCCGCCGACGTCGGGAAGCTGGTCTACCTCAACCGGGTCGTCAACGAGGTGCTGCGCCTGTACCCGGTCTGGTTCCTGATGCGGCGCACCCTCGCGCCGGTCGAGCTGGGCGGGGTGGTGCTGCCCGAGGGCGCCGAGGTGATCTTCAGCCCGCACGCCCTGCACCACGACCCGGCGTCGTTCGAGGACCCCCACCGCTTCGACCCCGACCGCTGGACGCCCGAGCGCGCCGCGCGGATACCCAAGGGCGCGTTCATCCCGTTCGGCGCGGGCGTGCGCCAGTGCGTCGGGAACGTGTTCGCCCAGACCGAGATCGTCATCACGCTGGCCACCGTCGCGGCGAGGTGGCGGCTGGTCCCCGTGCCCGGCAAGCCCGTGCGCGTCAAGTTCACGTCCGCCGCCTACCCCAGCGGCCTGCTGATGACGGCGGTCCCCCGCAATTGAGCCTGGAGGTAGTTCCCCGTGGGTTGGTCGCGTTTCCACCGGTTCGGCGCCGTCGTGCTGCTCGCCGCCGGGGCCTGCCTCGCGCCCGGCACGGCCGGCGCGGTGCAGACCGCGTGCCAGGACGTCCGGGTGCCGGTGGTGGTTACCCTGACGGTGCAGTCGGTGTACGGCAGGCTGTGCGTGCCGGAGGGCGCCACGACGCTCCAGGTGCTGGTGCCCGGCGGCACGTACAACAGCGCGTACTGGGACATCGGCTACGCCCCGGAGACCCGGTCGTACCGGCTGGCGATGAACAACGCGGGCATCGCCACCGTCGCGATCGACCGGCTCGGCAGCGGGCGCAGCTCCAAGCCGCCGAGCGCGCTGGTCACCGTGCC
This portion of the Saccharothrix syringae genome encodes:
- a CDS encoding SAM-dependent methyltransferase, with protein sequence MPDSVDVSVPSMARTYDFLLGGAHNFAVDRELAVHVERVMPDARSAARVNRAFLGRAVRFMVDQGVRQFLDIGSGIPTVANVHEVAQAQDPACRVVYVDKDPIAVAHSELMLADDDRTTVVHADMRDPDSVLDHPETRRLLDFDRPIGLLMLMMLHWLPDEAGPRELVARYRDALAPGSHLAITHVTADNQDQRRLTEVTGLIRQSRSADQLTERSHDEVLELFGDFELAEPGLVGCAGWRPTGPGDISDTPQMNMVIYGGVARKR
- a CDS encoding cytochrome P450, with the translated sequence MSVPVAPGRLPLFGHALPMLRRRHEFTASLRARGDIVRIDLGTMRTYFVTNPRLVHELLVTKGSLVRKGALFDKFRPFFGNGLATSDGAFHRRQRRMVRPAFHGARIAGYADIMARAAADLTATWRPGQVRVVEEDAQALAVTVVGEALFSTELGRPVIDEVRRSIFTVLRHGMVRVLSPSFVEKLPLPGNREFDEAIGRIRAIVLDVVRGWREEGVDRGDLLSTLLLARDPETGEGMSDRQVHDEVLTLLVGGIETTALALAWTFHELARHPEVERRVHAEVDEVLGGRVPTSADVGKLVYLNRVVNEVLRLYPVWFLMRRTLAPVELGGVVLPEGAEVIFSPHALHHDPASFEDPHRFDPDRWTPERAARIPKGAFIPFGAGVRQCVGNVFAQTEIVITLATVAARWRLVPVPGKPVRVKFTSAAYPSGLLMTAVPRN